A region from the Tachyglossus aculeatus isolate mTacAcu1 chromosome X2, mTacAcu1.pri, whole genome shotgun sequence genome encodes:
- the ELOF1 gene encoding transcription elongation factor 1 homolog: MGRRKSKRKPPPKKKMTGTLETQFTCPFCNHEKSCDVKMDRARNTGVISCTVCLEEFQTPITYLSEPVDVYSDWIDACEAANQ; encoded by the exons ATGGGTCGAAGAAAGTCAAAGCGAAAGCCTCCACCTAAGAAGAAGATGACCGGCACCCTGGAGACCCAGTTCACCTGTCCCTTCTGCAATCACGAGAAGTCTTGTGACGTAAAAAT GGACCGAGCTCGGAACACCGGAGTCATATCCTGCACCGTTTGCCTCGAAGAATTCCAGACTCCTATCACGT ACCTTTCGGAGCCTGTGGATGTGTACAGTGATTGGATAGATGCCTGCGAAGCAGCTAACCAGTAG